The Metabacillus sediminilitoris genome window below encodes:
- a CDS encoding bifunctional metallophosphatase/5'-nucleotidase — translation MAKQRIIILICCISFLVIGTSVYSDNTNRNLVNVQLLGLNDFHGQLNTHQVLFGQKVGGAEYVAAYLKKFKNEQKNTLLVHAGDMVGASPPISSLYKDEPTIEYLNQLKIDVGTLGNHEFDEGVQEMNRLLQGDQDSGFEGSNTTYISANVIDKKTNAQLLPPYVVKEMNGIKIGFIGVLTTETNDYVIYKNREQVHIIDEVSAINQATEQLINKGVKAIIVLAHVSAKSNVTGESPEKAMVKMAPLIHDEVDIIFTGHSHTYANTTVDNKLIVQGYSYGKAISKVQLQIDSLTGEIVSKDATIQLTLHNLIDPDKETMKHISAYEKKLTQRKNEVIASIPKSLSRKKDKNGYSPLAEMVATSMMAEMDTDMAFTHHGGIRMSLQKGEITARDIYTVLPFNHKVVKTRLTGSQIKKALEQQWKKDRENLLQPAGISYSINHAAKIGEKIQDLSDKNGHKIVPSKIYSVAISDYLAFGGDGFTSFKAGKIFVTGSLLRDSFADFLASENSNNKSYASQ, via the coding sequence TTGGCTAAACAAAGAATAATCATCCTGATTTGCTGTATTAGTTTTCTAGTAATCGGAACATCTGTTTATTCGGACAACACGAATAGGAATCTTGTAAACGTACAATTGCTTGGCTTAAATGATTTTCACGGACAACTTAATACACATCAAGTTTTGTTTGGTCAAAAAGTCGGTGGTGCAGAATATGTAGCTGCATATCTTAAAAAATTTAAAAATGAACAAAAGAACACACTGCTTGTCCATGCTGGTGACATGGTAGGTGCCAGCCCTCCTATTTCTTCACTATACAAAGATGAACCAACGATTGAGTATTTAAACCAGCTAAAGATAGATGTAGGGACTCTTGGTAATCATGAATTTGATGAAGGAGTTCAAGAAATGAATCGGCTTTTACAAGGTGATCAAGATAGCGGGTTTGAAGGGTCGAACACTACATATATTTCTGCAAATGTAATTGATAAAAAAACAAACGCTCAACTACTCCCGCCTTATGTTGTAAAAGAAATGAATGGGATAAAAATCGGCTTTATTGGCGTTTTAACAACTGAAACAAACGATTATGTTATTTACAAAAATAGAGAACAAGTACATATTATTGATGAAGTTTCTGCTATTAATCAAGCGACAGAACAATTAATTAATAAGGGAGTAAAAGCAATTATTGTATTAGCACATGTTTCTGCAAAATCAAATGTGACGGGTGAGAGTCCAGAGAAAGCAATGGTCAAAATGGCTCCACTTATTCATGATGAGGTAGATATAATCTTTACCGGCCATAGTCACACGTACGCTAATACAACTGTAGATAATAAATTAATTGTACAAGGCTACTCTTATGGAAAGGCAATTTCAAAAGTTCAACTTCAAATTGATTCCTTAACAGGAGAAATTGTAAGTAAGGATGCTACTATTCAATTGACATTACATAATTTAATTGATCCTGATAAGGAAACAATGAAACACATTTCAGCTTATGAAAAAAAGCTTACGCAAAGAAAAAATGAAGTAATTGCATCTATTCCGAAATCACTCTCTAGAAAAAAAGATAAAAACGGCTATTCACCACTTGCTGAAATGGTAGCAACGTCTATGATGGCAGAGATGGATACAGATATGGCATTTACACATCATGGGGGAATTAGAATGAGTCTTCAAAAAGGAGAAATAACGGCTAGGGATATATATACTGTATTGCCTTTTAATCATAAAGTGGTAAAAACGAGGCTAACAGGAAGCCAAATTAAAAAAGCCTTAGAACAACAATGGAAGAAAGATAGAGAAAACCTTCTTCAGCCTGCAGGGATTTCTTATTCAATTAATCATGCTGCCAAAATTGGAGAAAAAATTCAAGATCTAAGTGATAAAAATGGTCATAAAATCGTTCCATCTAAGATTTATAGTGTGGCTATTAGTGATTATTTAGCATTTGGAGGTGATGGATTCACTTCTTTTAAAGCGGGTAAAATATTTGTAACAGGATCTTTACTTAGAGATAGTTTTGCAGACTTCTTAGCTAGTGAAAATTCTAATAATAAGTCTTACGCTTCTCAATGA
- a CDS encoding alpha/beta fold hydrolase: MTNFALIDGKKIAYDDLGEGTPVIFIHPPGMGRKVFYYQRKLSDHMRVIFPDLSGHGESSRINAKEVSIDYYSKELVAFLDQLKVTRAIFCGYSAGGAIAQYISIHFPDRVEGLILSGGYPAVLNKSLRWEHHAGMYMVKKHKKLLSRILAISHTKNEDLRNILFLHMNKAQKDVWYNYYKMVLHMNLIHQLNNINVPSLLMYGTKSDLINKYAEFFKKKLKRQHRIVFFKQSTHQLPTRRWRHVNDEIIQYVQKLETAPK; the protein is encoded by the coding sequence ATGACAAACTTTGCTTTGATAGATGGTAAAAAAATCGCTTATGATGATTTAGGAGAAGGAACTCCTGTTATTTTTATTCATCCACCTGGGATGGGCAGGAAAGTATTCTATTATCAAAGAAAACTTAGCGATCATATGAGGGTGATTTTCCCCGATTTATCTGGTCATGGAGAAAGTTCACGAATAAATGCAAAAGAAGTGTCAATTGACTATTATAGTAAGGAATTAGTTGCTTTTCTTGATCAATTAAAGGTGACTCGTGCTATTTTTTGTGGATACTCTGCTGGTGGAGCAATTGCCCAATATATTAGTATACATTTTCCTGATCGCGTAGAAGGATTAATATTATCTGGTGGTTATCCTGCAGTATTAAACAAATCTTTACGTTGGGAACATCATGCAGGTATGTATATGGTAAAAAAACATAAAAAACTTTTATCAAGAATTTTAGCGATTAGTCATACAAAAAATGAAGACTTAAGAAATATTCTTTTCTTACATATGAATAAAGCACAAAAGGATGTTTGGTATAATTATTATAAAATGGTTCTTCATATGAATTTAATTCATCAACTTAATAACATAAATGTTCCTTCCCTTTTGATGTATGGGACAAAGTCTGATTTAATTAATAAGTATGCGGAATTTTTCAAAAAAAAGTTAAAGCGGCAACATCGAATCGTCTTTTTTAAACAATCTACACATCAATTACCAACGAGAAGATGGAGACATGTAAATGATGAAATTATTCAGTATGTACAGAAATTAGAAACCGCTCCTAAATAA
- a CDS encoding alpha/beta-type small acid-soluble spore protein — translation MANNNSSNQLLVPGASQAIDQMKYEIASEFGVNLGGETTSRANGSVGGEITKRLVSFAQSQMSGRVQ, via the coding sequence ATGGCAAACAACAATAGTTCAAACCAATTATTAGTACCAGGTGCTTCTCAAGCTATCGACCAAATGAAATACGAAATCGCTTCAGAATTTGGTGTTAATCTTGGTGGAGAAACAACATCTCGTGCGAATGGTTCTGTTGGTGGAGAAATCACAAAACGTCTTGTATCTTTTGCTCAATCACAAATGAGTGGCAGAGTACAATAA
- a CDS encoding CAP domain-containing protein, producing MLKKLVLATFVLLLSGPAVSHGQIKMFNEPPFEYYKVSPGDTFWYIAKRYGLDYKKLMQLNPNVEPRNMQVGEVIRLKASASSPSGFEEQVVQLVNQQRAKAGLRPLTHRADVKNVAQKKAEDMINSNYFSHTSPNYGSPFDMLKTFGISYSYAGENIAKGQKTPQEVMNAWMNSSGHRANILKPEYDVIGVGFYHGAWVQMFIKAR from the coding sequence ATGTTAAAAAAGTTAGTATTGGCAACTTTTGTGCTTTTATTGTCAGGTCCGGCTGTTTCTCATGGGCAAATCAAGATGTTCAATGAACCACCATTTGAATATTATAAAGTGTCACCAGGTGATACATTTTGGTATATAGCAAAACGGTATGGCTTGGATTACAAAAAACTGATGCAATTAAATCCAAATGTTGAACCAAGGAATATGCAAGTTGGAGAAGTTATTCGGTTAAAAGCATCTGCATCAAGTCCTAGTGGATTTGAAGAACAAGTTGTTCAGCTTGTTAACCAACAAAGAGCTAAGGCAGGTTTAAGACCTCTGACACATCGTGCTGATGTTAAAAATGTAGCTCAGAAAAAAGCAGAGGATATGATTAATTCAAACTATTTCTCCCATACTAGTCCGAATTACGGTTCACCTTTTGACATGCTAAAAACATTTGGAATTAGCTATTCATATGCAGGCGAAAATATTGCAAAAGGACAAAAAACACCTCAAGAAGTGATGAATGCTTGGATGAATTCATCAGGACATCGTGCAAACATTTTAAAACCGGAATATGATGTTATCGGTGTTGGTTTTTACCATGGTGCTTGGGTTCAAATGTTTATAAAAGCTCGTTAA
- a CDS encoding DUF418 domain-containing protein, with the protein MSEKRSRIIQLDIIRGFALLGILLVNMSSFHSPDIIKSYYGLPNNYQGLEKFISIFFTLFIQMKFYPIFAFLFGLGFYLFFLHTKRRTTFIKRMLFLLLLGLSHLVLIWHGDILHTYSICGLILLLFYRLPSRKILYCSIGLLSLYHFLLLVSAFLPLSSTWDSDFIANKISEYTTIYKEASYTDWLYYRFQVEVLPILNQLPITIIPILGSFLLGLYVGKKEMYIENEKNHHFITSCLKWTFMTSLPIVIVNGLILTSIIHIGQADQQLISHFFSSVSGLSLSIFYMSSLFILCSYPKWLKLLLPFGFVGKMALSNYLLQSIVSIGFYRLFHLYEKVDLIEGTLISLVIFSSQLVFSYFWLTYFHYGPAEWLWRTLTYGQIMPLKKGRKLTKNHDHS; encoded by the coding sequence ATGTCTGAAAAGAGGAGCAGAATAATACAGTTAGACATAATACGCGGATTTGCCCTTTTAGGTATTTTGTTAGTTAACATGAGTAGTTTTCACTCACCTGATATTATAAAAAGTTATTATGGACTACCTAATAATTATCAGGGATTAGAAAAGTTCATATCAATCTTTTTTACCCTATTTATTCAAATGAAGTTTTATCCTATTTTCGCTTTCTTATTTGGATTAGGTTTTTATTTATTTTTCCTACATACTAAAAGAAGGACGACCTTCATTAAAAGAATGCTTTTTTTACTACTATTAGGCCTATCTCATCTTGTCTTGATTTGGCATGGCGATATTCTACATACTTATTCCATTTGCGGTCTTATTCTATTGCTTTTTTATAGGCTACCAAGTAGGAAAATACTCTATTGTTCAATTGGATTACTATCTCTATATCACTTTTTACTACTCGTAAGCGCGTTTTTGCCTTTGTCATCGACTTGGGATTCTGACTTTATTGCCAACAAAATTTCTGAATATACAACTATTTATAAAGAAGCATCATATACTGATTGGCTGTATTATCGATTTCAAGTCGAAGTACTGCCAATTCTCAATCAGTTACCTATAACAATCATTCCGATTTTAGGTTCGTTTTTACTTGGCTTGTATGTAGGAAAAAAGGAAATGTATATAGAAAATGAAAAAAATCATCATTTTATTACATCATGTTTAAAATGGACTTTTATGACCAGCTTACCAATCGTAATTGTAAACGGACTTATTCTGACATCAATCATTCATATTGGACAAGCTGATCAGCAATTAATATCTCACTTTTTTTCAAGTGTAAGTGGTCTTTCACTAAGCATATTCTATATGTCTTCCCTTTTCATTTTATGTTCATATCCTAAATGGTTGAAGCTGCTTCTACCGTTTGGTTTTGTTGGCAAGATGGCTTTATCTAATTATTTACTTCAATCTATAGTATCGATTGGTTTTTATCGATTATTTCATTTATACGAAAAAGTTGATTTAATCGAAGGAACATTGATTAGTTTAGTTATTTTTAGTTCCCAATTAGTATTTAGCTACTTTTGGCTTACTTACTTCCATTATGGTCCCGCAGAATGGCTCTGGCGTACTTTAACATATGGTCAAATTATGCCGTTGAAAAAGGGCAGAAAACTCACAAAAAATCATGATCATTCTTAA
- a CDS encoding H-type small acid-soluble spore protein, whose translation MDINRVKQILSSSADIKVMYNGSSVWIDELHEDQEMVTCHLRGPLEERSQVAVSELVEE comes from the coding sequence ATGGATATTAATCGTGTAAAACAAATTTTGTCTTCTTCAGCTGATATTAAAGTTATGTACAATGGCAGTTCTGTTTGGATTGATGAATTACATGAGGATCAAGAGATGGTTACTTGCCATTTAAGAGGACCCCTTGAAGAAAGATCTCAGGTTGCCGTTTCGGAATTAGTTGAGGAGTAA
- a CDS encoding cold-inducible protein YdjO-related protein: MRFQQQVEKPPEVSLKIWTCDSDECNGWMRDNFKSDEKPNCPLCGHAMIEDEKTLPVLENFSAVSLKKNK; this comes from the coding sequence ATGAGATTTCAACAGCAAGTCGAAAAGCCGCCAGAAGTAAGTTTAAAAATATGGACATGTGATTCCGATGAGTGTAATGGTTGGATGAGAGATAATTTTAAATCTGATGAAAAACCCAATTGTCCTCTTTGTGGACACGCTATGATTGAAGATGAAAAGACTTTACCAGTATTAGAAAATTTTTCGGCAGTAAGTCTAAAAAAGAATAAATAA
- a CDS encoding serine/threonine-protein kinase has product MSLIYNELVKNIFIKSMAQYDPVIIKNIPKDWNLVGKGNFAGVFTHETLNGVVVKVYAKNREGIKEEIDVYKKLGDHHSFSKLYDYGERHLVLKKLDGITLYQALKEGIFIPRSVIHDVDQAIIYAKQRGLNPTDIHGKNVIMKDGKGYIVDVSDFLKPYSCPKWSHFKKIYNFVYYPLFKRFQFAIPFWFLERVRKSYQYYLLFSGFRKRQESYQEKDVKP; this is encoded by the coding sequence ATGTCATTGATATATAATGAATTAGTAAAAAATATCTTTATAAAAAGTATGGCTCAATATGATCCTGTTATTATTAAGAACATTCCTAAAGATTGGAATCTCGTTGGCAAAGGGAATTTTGCTGGGGTATTTACTCATGAAACATTAAACGGAGTCGTTGTTAAAGTATACGCGAAAAATCGTGAAGGAATAAAAGAAGAAATTGACGTTTATAAAAAGCTTGGTGATCACCATTCATTTTCAAAGCTTTATGATTATGGTGAACGTCACCTTGTTCTAAAAAAATTAGATGGTATTACTTTGTATCAAGCACTTAAAGAAGGTATTTTTATTCCTCGATCTGTTATACATGATGTTGATCAAGCAATCATTTATGCAAAACAAAGAGGATTAAACCCTACTGATATTCACGGAAAAAACGTGATTATGAAAGATGGTAAGGGATATATCGTTGATGTTTCTGATTTTTTAAAACCATACTCATGTCCAAAATGGAGTCATTTTAAAAAAATATACAACTTCGTTTATTATCCATTATTTAAGAGATTTCAATTCGCTATTCCCTTTTGGTTTTTAGAAAGAGTTAGAAAAAGCTATCAATATTATTTACTTTTTAGCGGCTTTAGAAAAAGACAGGAATCCTATCAAGAGAAAGATGTTAAACCATAA
- the proC gene encoding pyrroline-5-carboxylate reductase — MNSAILFIGAGRMAEAIISGLHKNNQQKFKRVFVTNRSNPSRLQTLSDMYGVQPVREWSEVIKEVSVVVLAIPPQEHEKILNKLKGVVTDQFIVTIAAGIGPSFIEARLPGNQAVGWIMPNTAAELGHSISLYTYGKYVTEANKNQMVELVDSIGASQLCTEKEIHDLTAVTGSAPAFLYLFVEGLIEITEKYGVSKEVSQKLVTEMVVGSAEMLRTGKTPNELREQVTTPGGATAEGIALLKNGGFEKLLQEAIKATNKKANGSI, encoded by the coding sequence ATGAATTCTGCTATATTATTTATTGGTGCAGGACGTATGGCTGAAGCGATTATCTCGGGTTTACATAAAAATAATCAGCAAAAATTCAAAAGAGTATTTGTTACAAATCGTTCCAATCCAAGTAGGTTACAAACATTATCTGATATGTATGGAGTTCAACCTGTTCGTGAATGGAGTGAGGTGATAAAAGAAGTAAGCGTAGTCGTTTTAGCTATTCCACCTCAAGAACATGAAAAAATACTCAATAAATTAAAGGGTGTTGTAACAGATCAATTTATTGTTACAATAGCTGCGGGAATCGGACCATCATTTATAGAAGCAAGACTTCCAGGCAATCAAGCAGTTGGTTGGATTATGCCAAATACTGCGGCCGAACTAGGCCATTCAATTTCATTGTATACGTATGGAAAATATGTTACCGAAGCAAATAAAAATCAGATGGTTGAATTAGTCGATTCTATTGGTGCTTCGCAATTATGTACCGAGAAGGAAATTCATGATTTAACTGCCGTAACAGGTAGTGCACCTGCTTTTTTATATCTTTTTGTAGAAGGACTCATAGAGATAACAGAAAAATATGGAGTTTCTAAAGAGGTCTCCCAGAAATTAGTGACTGAAATGGTAGTTGGTTCAGCTGAAATGTTGAGGACTGGAAAAACTCCGAATGAACTTAGAGAGCAAGTTACGACACCTGGTGGTGCAACAGCAGAAGGGATTGCACTACTAAAAAACGGCGGGTTTGAAAAACTGCTTCAAGAGGCTATTAAAGCAACGAATAAAAAAGCTAATGGTTCAATATGA
- the gsiB gene encoding glucose starvation-inducible protein GsiB, translating to MKNDNSKMSREEAGRKGGEKTARNHDKEFYQEIGRKGGEKTAKEHDKEFYQEIGRKGGEATAENHDKEFYQEIGQKGGEATAENHDKEFYQEIGHKGGEATAENHDKEFYQEIGRKGGEKTSKENGKEFYQEIGEKGGRNSRSND from the coding sequence ATGAAAAACGATAACAGTAAAATGAGTAGAGAAGAAGCTGGACGTAAGGGTGGAGAAAAAACTGCAAGAAATCATGACAAAGAGTTTTATCAAGAAATCGGCCGAAAAGGTGGAGAAAAAACGGCAAAAGAACATGATAAAGAATTTTACCAAGAAATAGGTCGAAAAGGCGGAGAGGCAACAGCTGAAAATCATGATAAAGAATTCTACCAAGAAATTGGTCAAAAGGGTGGAGAAGCAACAGCTGAAAATCATGATAAAGAATTCTACCAGGAAATTGGTCACAAAGGTGGAGAAGCAACAGCTGAAAATCATGATAAAGAGTTCTACCAAGAAATAGGTCGAAAAGGCGGAGAAAAAACCTCTAAAGAAAACGGTAAAGAATTCTATCAAGAAATCGGTGAAAAAGGTGGAAGAAACTCTAGATCAAACGATTAA